The following are encoded together in the Acidobacteriota bacterium genome:
- a CDS encoding aconitate hydratase, with the protein MASINSTPEFVRDTYRRITDAVSKVRARLGRPLTLTEKVMLGHLDNVDDADLRPGKSYLHLRPDRVAMQDATAQMALLQFAQADIPEAAVPSTVHCDHLIRAYQGANQDMAVAINENNEVYTFLQSASARFGLGFWKAGAGIIHQVVLENYAFPGGMMLGTDSHTPNAGGLGMFASGVGGADAVDVMAGLPWEVKYPTLIGVRLTGTLDGWSAPKDVILKLAGILTVKGGTNAVVEYFGPGADSISCTGKGTITNMGAEIGATTSIFPYDDNMRRYLKGTNREALAELADENIGFLRADDEVLAAPEKFYDRVVEIDLSTLEPHLVGPHTPDLSRPVSDMANQVQEHGYPDDVSVALIGSCTNSSYEDIGRVVDVVEQAKAHGLKKARVPFMVSPGSEQIRATIERDGQMETLQDFGATVLANACGPCIGQWQRDEIKPGVQNSIVTSFNRNFPRRNDGSPDTLAFIGSPEIVAAYAISGKLSFDPQDDSLPDGDGGSWQFSPPAQAPDLPESGFVADDDGYVAPPTDGRDASIDIAPDSQRLQLLAPFAPWDGKDFARLPLLFKARGKCTTDHISPAGPWLRFRGHLDNISDNMLSGAINAFTGDPGTTRNQNDGNVDKVSAVARNYKSNGTRWIVVGDENYGEGSSREHAAMSPRLLGAAAVIVRSFARIHETNLKKQGVLPLTFVNVADYDRVQESDRISVTGLEALAPGKNLTLTLHHADDSQDEVEVAHTLNPEQIEWFRAGSALNRLKQQRG; encoded by the coding sequence ATGGCGAGTATCAACAGCACACCGGAATTTGTTCGTGACACCTACCGCCGAATCACGGACGCCGTGTCGAAGGTACGAGCTCGTCTCGGGCGGCCCCTCACGCTGACGGAAAAGGTGATGCTCGGCCATCTTGATAACGTCGACGACGCGGATCTTCGACCGGGTAAGAGTTATCTCCATCTCCGTCCGGATCGGGTGGCCATGCAGGATGCCACCGCCCAGATGGCCCTCCTGCAGTTTGCCCAGGCCGACATCCCGGAGGCTGCGGTCCCCAGTACCGTCCATTGCGACCACCTGATCCGCGCCTACCAGGGTGCCAACCAGGACATGGCGGTGGCAATCAACGAGAACAACGAGGTCTACACGTTCCTCCAGAGCGCATCGGCGCGCTTCGGACTTGGTTTCTGGAAGGCCGGGGCAGGGATCATCCACCAGGTCGTCCTCGAGAACTACGCGTTTCCCGGCGGCATGATGCTGGGAACCGACTCCCACACCCCGAATGCCGGTGGCCTCGGGATGTTTGCCTCTGGAGTCGGCGGGGCCGATGCCGTCGACGTGATGGCCGGGCTGCCGTGGGAGGTCAAGTACCCCACATTGATCGGTGTTCGTCTAACGGGCACGCTCGACGGCTGGTCGGCACCGAAGGACGTGATCCTCAAACTGGCAGGAATCCTGACCGTCAAGGGCGGCACCAATGCCGTGGTCGAGTACTTCGGTCCCGGCGCCGACTCGATCTCTTGTACCGGCAAGGGAACCATCACCAACATGGGGGCAGAGATCGGAGCCACCACGTCGATCTTCCCCTACGACGACAACATGCGTCGTTACTTGAAGGGAACGAACCGTGAAGCGTTAGCCGAGTTGGCCGATGAGAACATCGGCTTCCTCCGCGCCGACGACGAGGTACTCGCCGCCCCGGAAAAATTCTATGATCGCGTTGTCGAGATCGATCTCTCGACACTCGAGCCTCACCTGGTCGGACCGCACACGCCGGATCTCTCCCGACCGGTGTCCGACATGGCGAATCAGGTCCAGGAGCATGGCTATCCTGACGATGTCTCCGTCGCCCTGATCGGGTCCTGCACGAACTCTTCGTACGAAGATATTGGGCGGGTTGTGGATGTCGTCGAACAGGCGAAGGCCCACGGCCTGAAGAAGGCCCGCGTCCCCTTCATGGTTTCTCCCGGCTCGGAACAGATCCGCGCCACCATCGAGCGGGACGGTCAGATGGAGACCCTCCAGGATTTCGGCGCCACGGTGCTCGCCAACGCCTGTGGACCGTGTATCGGGCAGTGGCAGCGTGACGAGATCAAGCCGGGTGTCCAGAACTCGATCGTGACGTCGTTCAACCGCAACTTCCCGCGACGAAACGACGGGAGTCCGGATACGCTGGCGTTCATCGGAAGTCCGGAGATCGTCGCCGCCTACGCCATCTCCGGGAAGTTGTCCTTCGATCCACAGGACGATTCGCTCCCCGACGGCGACGGTGGATCCTGGCAATTCAGTCCACCGGCTCAGGCGCCGGACCTACCGGAATCGGGCTTCGTGGCCGACGACGATGGCTACGTCGCGCCGCCGACTGACGGCCGGGACGCCTCGATCGACATCGCCCCCGACAGCCAGCGTCTCCAATTGCTGGCGCCGTTCGCCCCGTGGGACGGTAAGGACTTCGCTCGGCTCCCGCTGCTCTTCAAGGCCCGCGGAAAATGTACGACCGATCACATCTCTCCCGCCGGGCCGTGGCTCCGCTTTCGGGGGCATCTGGACAACATCTCGGACAACATGTTGAGCGGGGCGATCAACGCCTTCACCGGCGACCCGGGGACGACCCGAAACCAGAACGACGGGAACGTCGACAAGGTGTCGGCGGTGGCCCGGAACTACAAGAGCAACGGGACTCGCTGGATCGTCGTGGGCGACGAGAACTACGGTGAGGGATCCAGTCGAGAACATGCGGCCATGTCCCCCCGATTACTCGGTGCGGCCGCGGTCATCGTTCGATCGTTCGCCCGCATTCACGAGACCAATCTGAAGAAGCAGGGAGTGCTACCGCTGACGTTCGTGAATGTCGCGGATTACGATCGGGTTCAGGAGTCTGATCGAATCAGCGTGACGGGACTCGAAGCGCTGGCACCGGGGAAAAACCTCACGTTGACGCTCCATCATGCGGACGACAGCCAGGATGAGGTCGAGGTCGCGCACACATTGAACCCTGAGCAGATCGAGTGGTTTCGCGCGGGGTCAGCCCTGAACCGGCTGAAGCAACAGAGAGGCTAG
- a CDS encoding sigma 54-interacting transcriptional regulator, translated as MIESGSVRTRYRRLGPLGVGGSARVWLVEDRHRPGSRLAFKEALPDGDSYRDLRREYVLQRRLRHPGIVELFDFVEAEGERGPGFTMEYIDGLSLRQSLDDDGIENFGRLASEALSTLAFLHESGLFHRDLNPANLIVRRFPRLDSRVALFDLGLAEGRDAPSPVEGPVGVLPFIAPEIFDGSPADRASDLYSLGAVLHDAVYGQPPYLVAQDGLPSTIDRIRKGIRDPPPIDRPLQPSIGRWLESLLETHPSSRPGDASEALAGLCEAIGETLRSGRRSLRLARLFSDPVAARDDEFDRLVRQLERSDGPRLVWIRGPEGFGKTRLLQCLKTEAIRREWIVGEGPAEWDPQWSTGDLTERVERLRSRAREFPLLCLLDDAETAEEDCIRLLDRVCREDEGSPVRIVAAVDPSVVERPLLKRLLNDAATVTTIDAIRLTPLDDEQVRRLVERCTGSEETSSARVRWIQRVSAGRPASVATLLIDQSWQQADDDRAEPHLDSTDDIAGACATASQAAEHALNTGDPDEAVRFLRFALERTGRDRIKRYALRTRQAAALAACGRQLAAARAWGAATLLAPTPESALEARLGQARALVYAGRFRHAERLARLVETSPHAESQGSMLGSARLVRGMVLGRLGREAEAIPLLREALELFARASDDLSRARTLQVLAACRSRLRDEAAEKDFEASIKIFDSLGHDEDSLKSLVGLAVSHQRKGDLTRATEVLINVRQRAEACRSVDLVETSLSKLSGVALAEGRLDRAISLAAQSHDHARHLGDPNRALLADCRLAEALTACGQPARAAKRLRAGLASSGRRIEPDVLDFARLLLAQALTEGQEAEDQEIRGLLERCRNGFESRRRHEPLLAIAVAEIEWSGQVGSRREFKRSLREFEQRVSAGARPADPELVARVELSIARRALDQGDAAGAIEHGSRAVKLLSDEQISGRLVEAHAVLAAALRTDGNEADADHQRQIGVEVLDTMTDRIEDDAHRRSFVRRSQFAGLTANSAETGADARRLQALYKMIRALNSETDPVSLLDSILEMAVRGVHAERGFILLRESDGEFHIHASQNVEDETVEDARQLSRSLVDRAGLGESVLALDTDDDVQIAQLKSVSLYGIRSLMCVPLRSRGSLIGTVYLDRRRGGALFEHGDVRFIEAFADHAALALENARERAALVDENRHLRSIAGQRSTPGQLIGDSEPMQRVYELIEKAAASDLAVLVHGESGTGKELVARALHAQGHRRKQIFLTENCAAIPESLLESELFGHVKGAFTGADKDRPGLFEQADGGTLFLDEVGDMSPAMQARLLRVLQDGDVRRVGADRSGTVDVRVIAATHRDLADEVRAERFREDLFYRLNVLQILIPPLRDRPGDVALLIDHLLDRIAGERGQPRPVIDEMVRRLLITHRWPGNVRQLENTLQRLALLAGTSPIRLEHLKADPGFARVVEQESHAVDADGGFSLARGERLELQRALSAASGNRVRAARLLGVSRATIYRKIKQFDL; from the coding sequence ATGATCGAGTCAGGGTCGGTACGCACGCGCTACCGCCGCCTCGGACCGCTCGGTGTCGGCGGTTCGGCCCGAGTCTGGCTTGTCGAAGATCGCCATCGCCCCGGTTCGAGACTGGCATTCAAGGAGGCGCTCCCGGACGGCGACTCCTATCGCGATCTTCGGCGTGAATACGTACTCCAGCGTCGTCTGCGTCATCCCGGCATCGTGGAGTTGTTCGACTTCGTCGAGGCCGAGGGTGAACGGGGTCCCGGTTTCACGATGGAGTACATCGACGGCCTTTCCCTACGGCAGTCCCTGGATGACGATGGCATCGAGAACTTCGGTCGGTTGGCATCCGAAGCGCTCTCGACGCTTGCGTTCCTGCACGAGAGTGGGCTGTTTCATCGGGATCTGAATCCGGCCAACCTGATCGTTCGGCGATTCCCGCGCCTCGATTCACGGGTTGCGTTGTTCGACCTCGGCCTGGCCGAGGGACGTGATGCACCGTCCCCCGTGGAAGGGCCCGTCGGGGTTCTACCGTTCATCGCCCCCGAGATCTTCGATGGCTCCCCGGCAGATCGGGCCAGCGACCTGTACTCGCTGGGCGCTGTCCTCCACGACGCGGTGTACGGGCAGCCGCCATACCTCGTCGCACAGGACGGCCTCCCGTCGACCATCGATCGTATCCGTAAAGGCATTCGGGATCCCCCGCCGATCGACCGACCGCTTCAGCCGTCGATCGGTCGTTGGCTCGAGTCCTTGCTGGAGACCCATCCGTCGTCGCGTCCCGGCGACGCAAGCGAGGCCCTCGCCGGGTTGTGCGAGGCCATCGGTGAGACGTTGCGCTCCGGGCGTCGAAGTTTGCGGCTTGCTCGGCTCTTTTCGGATCCGGTCGCTGCTCGGGACGATGAGTTCGACAGACTCGTCCGGCAACTCGAGAGGAGCGACGGCCCTCGCCTGGTCTGGATTCGCGGGCCCGAGGGGTTCGGTAAGACTCGCCTCTTGCAGTGCTTGAAGACCGAGGCGATTCGTCGGGAGTGGATCGTCGGCGAAGGGCCCGCCGAATGGGACCCGCAGTGGAGTACGGGGGATCTCACCGAACGAGTCGAACGACTGCGATCGCGTGCCCGGGAGTTTCCGTTACTCTGCCTCCTGGATGACGCCGAGACGGCTGAGGAAGATTGCATCCGACTTCTCGACCGCGTTTGCCGAGAGGACGAGGGTTCACCCGTGAGGATCGTAGCGGCGGTCGACCCTTCGGTCGTGGAGCGTCCGCTCCTGAAGCGGTTGCTAAACGATGCCGCGACGGTTACGACGATCGACGCGATCCGCCTCACCCCGTTGGATGACGAACAGGTACGACGACTCGTTGAACGCTGCACCGGAAGTGAGGAGACGTCCAGTGCACGGGTTCGATGGATCCAACGAGTATCGGCAGGACGACCCGCGTCCGTCGCGACCCTCCTGATCGACCAATCCTGGCAACAAGCCGACGACGATCGAGCGGAGCCGCATCTCGATAGCACCGACGACATCGCAGGCGCCTGTGCCACGGCGAGCCAGGCGGCCGAACATGCCTTGAATACCGGTGACCCCGACGAGGCCGTGCGGTTCCTTCGCTTCGCCCTCGAGCGAACGGGTCGGGATCGAATCAAGCGCTATGCGTTACGGACGCGCCAGGCGGCGGCGCTCGCGGCTTGTGGGCGACAGTTGGCGGCAGCCCGCGCGTGGGGCGCAGCGACGCTCCTGGCACCGACACCCGAATCGGCGCTAGAGGCCCGTCTGGGTCAGGCACGGGCGCTTGTCTATGCCGGGCGGTTTCGTCACGCGGAGCGGTTGGCACGGCTGGTCGAGACGTCACCCCACGCGGAGAGTCAAGGATCGATGCTTGGATCGGCGCGACTGGTCCGCGGAATGGTTCTGGGGCGACTCGGCCGCGAGGCGGAGGCGATTCCCCTGCTGCGCGAGGCGCTCGAGCTCTTCGCCAGAGCGTCAGATGATCTTTCGCGCGCGAGGACCTTGCAGGTCCTTGCGGCGTGTCGATCACGTCTCCGCGACGAGGCCGCCGAGAAAGACTTCGAAGCCTCGATCAAGATATTCGACTCCCTCGGCCACGACGAAGACTCTCTCAAGAGCCTCGTGGGATTGGCGGTCTCCCACCAAAGAAAGGGCGACCTCACCCGGGCGACAGAGGTTTTGATCAACGTGCGCCAGCGAGCCGAAGCGTGTCGTTCGGTCGATCTCGTCGAGACGAGCCTCTCGAAACTTTCGGGAGTCGCGTTGGCGGAGGGGCGCCTCGATCGGGCGATCTCATTGGCGGCGCAGAGTCATGACCATGCACGGCACCTGGGAGATCCGAATCGGGCCCTCCTCGCGGACTGTCGTCTCGCGGAGGCCCTGACGGCGTGTGGACAACCGGCCCGTGCCGCCAAGAGACTTCGAGCGGGACTCGCCAGCTCCGGACGTCGGATCGAGCCCGATGTGTTGGACTTCGCACGGCTGCTGCTGGCCCAGGCCCTGACGGAGGGGCAGGAGGCTGAGGACCAGGAGATTCGTGGACTCCTCGAACGTTGTCGAAACGGTTTTGAATCACGCAGACGGCACGAGCCGCTTCTCGCAATCGCCGTGGCGGAGATTGAATGGTCCGGTCAAGTCGGCTCACGTCGTGAATTCAAACGTTCGCTGCGGGAGTTCGAGCAGCGTGTCTCTGCCGGCGCTCGCCCTGCGGATCCGGAGCTCGTCGCACGGGTCGAGCTATCGATTGCGAGGCGTGCACTCGATCAAGGAGACGCCGCCGGTGCCATCGAACATGGATCGCGCGCGGTGAAATTGTTGAGCGACGAGCAGATTTCTGGTCGTCTGGTCGAGGCACACGCCGTGCTTGCCGCGGCGCTGCGGACGGACGGCAACGAGGCTGATGCCGATCATCAACGACAGATTGGAGTGGAGGTACTCGATACCATGACCGATCGAATTGAGGACGACGCTCATCGTCGGAGCTTTGTCCGCCGCTCCCAGTTTGCGGGTCTGACTGCGAATTCGGCGGAGACCGGCGCGGATGCCCGACGATTGCAGGCGCTCTACAAGATGATTCGAGCGCTCAACTCGGAGACCGATCCGGTCTCGCTGCTGGACTCAATCCTCGAGATGGCCGTTCGTGGCGTCCATGCCGAACGCGGTTTCATCCTGCTTCGTGAGTCCGACGGTGAGTTTCACATCCATGCGTCGCAGAACGTCGAAGACGAGACGGTCGAGGATGCCCGCCAACTGAGCCGCTCGCTCGTCGATCGGGCCGGGCTGGGCGAGTCGGTCCTGGCACTCGATACCGACGACGATGTTCAGATTGCTCAACTGAAGAGCGTCAGCCTTTACGGGATCCGCTCACTGATGTGCGTACCGCTTCGATCGCGCGGGTCGCTGATCGGCACGGTCTACCTCGATCGTCGTCGCGGCGGCGCACTCTTCGAGCACGGGGACGTCCGATTCATCGAGGCCTTCGCCGACCACGCCGCCCTGGCCCTCGAGAACGCAAGAGAGCGTGCGGCTCTTGTCGACGAGAATCGACACCTTCGTTCCATCGCCGGACAGCGCTCGACACCCGGGCAGCTCATCGGCGATAGCGAGCCGATGCAACGCGTGTACGAACTTATCGAGAAGGCCGCGGCGAGCGATCTCGCGGTACTGGTGCATGGTGAGAGCGGGACAGGCAAGGAACTGGTCGCGCGCGCACTCCATGCTCAGGGTCATCGGCGCAAACAGATCTTTCTCACGGAGAACTGCGCGGCGATCCCGGAATCGCTGTTGGAGAGCGAGCTGTTTGGTCACGTGAAGGGTGCGTTTACCGGCGCGGATAAGGACCGTCCCGGTCTATTCGAGCAGGCCGATGGTGGCACGCTGTTTCTGGATGAGGTCGGTGATATGTCGCCGGCCATGCAGGCCCGTCTCTTACGTGTCTTGCAGGATGGTGATGTCCGTCGGGTCGGTGCCGACCGGAGTGGCACGGTAGACGTGCGGGTTATCGCCGCAACCCATCGAGATCTGGCAGATGAAGTTCGCGCGGAACGCTTTCGCGAGGATCTGTTCTACCGGCTCAACGTGCTTCAGATCCTGATCCCCCCGCTGAGAGATCGCCCGGGTGACGTGGCGTTGCTGATCGACCATCTCCTCGATCGCATCGCGGGCGAACGTGGTCAACCTCGCCCTGTCATCGACGAGATGGTCCGTCGCCTCCTGATCACCCACCGGTGGCCCGGAAACGTCCGGCAATTGGAAAACACACTCCAACGGCTGGCATTGCTGGCCGGAACCTCTCCCATCCGACTCGAACACCTCAAGGCCGACCCCGGTTTCGCACGGGTCGTGGAGCAGGAGAGCCACGCCGTGGACGCCGACGGCGGCTTCTCGCTGGCCCGTGGGGAGCGGCTGGAATTGCAGCGCGCCCTGTCGGCGGCATCCGGGAACCGGGTCCGGGCGGCCCGACTGCTGGGAGTCTCCCGGGCGACGATCTACCGAAAGATCAAGCAATTCGATCTTTAG
- a CDS encoding CPBP family intramembrane metalloprotease encodes MEPSDVEGLIVGKFREVMTVQVLVFSLIAGAMIVWRVDRTRTRPFVLGPIVGWGLLGGLLAVGANLVFGLVLGALGVEIKEQEALAKLLGDRALLISAAPWIVLFVPFAEELLFRGYVFRYLDQQINRTAALFVSCGVFALIHGNLTGIPSYVAVALVFAWVYIKTDSLLAPILAHAVQNGIIVLAAFVTGGTPPP; translated from the coding sequence ATGGAACCGAGCGACGTCGAGGGGTTGATCGTTGGGAAGTTCCGCGAAGTGATGACCGTTCAGGTCTTGGTCTTCAGTCTTATTGCAGGGGCCATGATCGTCTGGCGTGTCGATCGCACCCGGACGCGTCCGTTCGTCCTCGGGCCCATCGTCGGATGGGGATTGCTCGGTGGTTTGCTCGCGGTGGGTGCCAATCTCGTCTTTGGCCTCGTGCTGGGTGCCCTGGGTGTCGAGATAAAAGAGCAAGAGGCGCTTGCGAAGTTGCTCGGCGATCGGGCGCTTCTGATCAGCGCCGCCCCGTGGATCGTCCTGTTCGTCCCGTTCGCGGAGGAATTGCTGTTTCGCGGGTACGTCTTCCGCTATCTGGATCAGCAGATCAATCGAACGGCAGCGCTCTTCGTGTCGTGCGGGGTCTTCGCGTTGATCCACGGCAACCTTACCGGCATCCCGTCTTATGTTGCGGTCGCTCTGGTATTCGCGTGGGTCTATATCAAGACGGATAGTCTGCTGGCACCCATCCTGGCCCACGCCGTGCAGAACGGCATCATCGTTCTCGCCGCATTCGTTACAGGCGGAACACCTCCCCCGTGA
- a CDS encoding transglycosylase domain-containing protein, producing MRVFAITVGLLNLFLASVLLADEGPNPLEQDLGRNDLRVFSAATFIQVGQSLESIGLVQRLERLGYLRISDRPQRPGEFFFGEDRFWIYRRAHRLAGRDYAASLLGLTLADGRVIGGADVDGDMRPLRESDRIWIEPELLAESITQRRAVRIRADIEDLQTHTWKALLAIEDARFLGHPGIDPRALARATLANLRDGSVSQGGSTLTQQLIKNRDMRPRRTIGRKLSEAARAVWIESRYGKRQVLEAYLNRVYYGHIDGVGIYGVGTAARAFFDREVEDLDLAQSATLAGMVQAPNRLSPLRHPEATRSRRDRVLDRLEELGWMPTDDLAIARAAPLVPSPGKLTTTRAPAFLSWLAESIPDRARERVDRDRGIVVETRLDPLLQQHAEHVVGAGLRDLRRRRPALRDAPLSAALVAMDARDGAVLAYVGGSPDRSDNRFDRVRQARRQPGSTVKPFVALHALESCGGRRPLTAATTVLDGSVTLKIDDDAWTPENFDRRDHGPVTLRSALVQSLNVPWVRIARHCGWEKNAHMFARVGLSLPDPTPPSFVLGAVEVSPLELVSAYSVFSTPGRRVVPRGWQRIEQPDGSPLGVNPTRSHAVSSKASAWIVRDLLLNAVREGTARSAQIENIDVAAKTGSSSGLRDAWLAGSSGHLVVVVWVGRDDSGPLGSTASRTAAPIWKAFVEHATRLEATEPISQPRGVVAASIDRRTGLRVDPSRSSARQEWFRRGSEPPKQRFWRRSQSQTPIR from the coding sequence ATGCGTGTTTTCGCGATCACGGTCGGTTTATTGAACCTTTTCCTCGCGTCCGTTTTGCTGGCCGACGAGGGGCCGAATCCTCTTGAACAGGACCTCGGCCGCAACGATCTTCGTGTCTTTTCGGCGGCCACGTTTATTCAAGTTGGCCAATCGCTCGAATCGATCGGCCTGGTCCAGCGTCTCGAACGGCTCGGCTATCTCCGTATCTCCGACCGACCCCAGCGACCGGGAGAGTTCTTCTTCGGGGAGGATCGGTTCTGGATCTATCGCAGGGCCCACCGGCTGGCGGGTCGAGATTACGCCGCATCGCTCCTGGGGTTGACCCTCGCCGACGGTCGCGTGATCGGTGGCGCCGACGTCGACGGCGACATGCGACCGCTGCGCGAATCGGATCGCATCTGGATCGAACCCGAACTTCTGGCGGAGTCCATCACCCAGCGACGGGCCGTCAGGATTCGTGCCGACATCGAAGATCTGCAAACGCACACGTGGAAGGCGCTTCTCGCCATCGAAGACGCACGCTTCCTGGGACACCCCGGGATCGACCCGCGCGCACTCGCTCGGGCCACCCTCGCCAATCTGCGTGACGGAAGTGTCAGTCAGGGTGGCAGCACGCTTACGCAACAGCTGATCAAGAATCGGGACATGCGTCCTCGTCGTACGATCGGACGCAAACTCTCGGAAGCCGCGCGTGCCGTGTGGATCGAATCCCGTTACGGAAAGCGTCAGGTCCTGGAGGCCTATCTCAACCGTGTCTACTACGGTCATATCGATGGTGTGGGCATCTACGGTGTCGGGACGGCAGCCCGGGCTTTCTTCGATCGCGAGGTCGAGGATCTGGATCTGGCCCAGTCCGCGACCCTCGCCGGGATGGTTCAGGCTCCCAATCGCCTCTCCCCCCTGCGGCATCCGGAAGCCACTCGCTCGCGACGGGATCGCGTCCTGGATCGGCTGGAAGAGCTTGGCTGGATGCCAACCGACGACCTGGCGATCGCGCGGGCCGCTCCGTTGGTTCCTTCGCCAGGAAAGCTAACGACGACGAGGGCCCCGGCATTCCTGTCGTGGCTCGCTGAATCGATCCCCGATCGTGCGCGAGAGCGTGTGGACCGTGACCGGGGCATCGTCGTCGAAACACGCCTCGACCCCTTGCTACAACAGCATGCCGAACACGTCGTCGGTGCCGGGCTACGGGACCTACGCCGCCGGCGGCCCGCCCTACGGGACGCCCCCCTGTCGGCGGCGCTCGTCGCGATGGATGCACGCGATGGCGCGGTGTTGGCTTACGTCGGTGGTTCCCCGGATCGATCGGACAACCGTTTCGATCGCGTGCGTCAGGCGCGTCGGCAACCGGGGTCAACGGTCAAGCCGTTCGTCGCGCTCCATGCGTTGGAGTCCTGCGGCGGGCGCCGGCCGTTGACGGCGGCAACCACCGTGCTGGATGGGTCCGTCACGCTGAAGATCGACGACGACGCATGGACGCCGGAGAATTTCGATCGCCGCGACCATGGACCGGTGACCCTACGATCCGCACTCGTCCAGTCACTCAACGTGCCCTGGGTGCGGATCGCACGTCACTGCGGCTGGGAGAAAAACGCTCACATGTTCGCCCGTGTCGGCCTGAGTCTCCCCGATCCCACCCCACCGTCTTTTGTTCTCGGAGCGGTGGAGGTCTCTCCTCTTGAACTGGTCTCTGCGTACTCGGTTTTCTCGACACCGGGAAGACGGGTCGTCCCCCGAGGCTGGCAACGGATCGAACAACCGGACGGGAGCCCGCTCGGCGTTAATCCGACGCGCTCGCACGCGGTCAGTTCGAAGGCTTCCGCCTGGATCGTTCGTGATCTTCTGCTGAATGCGGTGCGCGAAGGCACGGCCCGCAGCGCGCAGATCGAGAACATCGACGTGGCCGCCAAGACCGGCAGCAGCTCCGGGTTGCGAGATGCTTGGCTTGCCGGCAGTAGCGGACACCTCGTCGTCGTCGTCTGGGTCGGGCGCGATGACAGCGGCCCCCTCGGGAGCACGGCATCGCGGACGGCGGCACCCATCTGGAAGGCATTCGTGGAACACGCAACTCGACTGGAGGCGACCGAACCGATCTCGCAGCCCCGCGGCGTGGTCGCGGCCTCGATCGATCGCCGAACCGGTTTACGGGTGGACCCCTCGCGGTCTTCCGCCCGACAGGAGTGGTTTCGACGCGGCTCCGAACCGCCCAAGCAACGGTTCTGGCGTCGTTCGCAATCTCAGACTCCGATCCGCTAA
- a CDS encoding amidohydrolase family protein: protein MQSKRNLVRLAVVTITLVSGLIATPALAREAIAFVGAHLIPIDGPPIEDGVLVISEGSITAVGTRDRVRIPKDAQIIDAAGQTIMPGLVDTHSHVGGGWAADRSAPIQPDVSVYDSINVRDSGFRRALAGGVTTANVMPGSGHLMSGQTVYVKHRAGNTIDEWVWRDDGGRPLGGMKMANGTNSRRDPPFPGTRGKSAALVREQFVAALDYRRKLEAAGDDAEKVPDRDLAMEALLEVLDGTRMVHHHTHRHDDIMTILRLREEFGFRVVLHHVSDAWKVADEIAAAGVPSSLILVDSPGGKLEAMHIGYESGGVLEKAGAAVAFHTDDWITDSRLFLRMAALAVRGGMSREGALEALTLAPAQMMDLGDRIGSLTVGKDADFVILDGDPFSVYTKVLETWVDGDLRFDRSDEKDRLWAVGGYGAGQPRAVGGCCQRMEEE from the coding sequence ATGCAATCAAAACGAAATCTTGTCCGACTCGCTGTCGTGACCATCACGCTCGTGTCGGGTCTTATCGCCACGCCGGCTCTCGCACGAGAGGCCATCGCCTTCGTCGGGGCTCATCTAATCCCAATTGACGGTCCCCCGATCGAAGATGGCGTCCTGGTCATCTCCGAGGGAAGCATCACCGCCGTCGGAACACGAGACCGCGTCCGCATTCCGAAGGACGCACAGATTATTGACGCCGCCGGCCAGACCATCATGCCGGGACTCGTCGATACACACTCCCACGTCGGCGGCGGTTGGGCGGCCGATAGGTCGGCGCCGATCCAACCCGACGTATCGGTCTACGACTCCATCAACGTACGCGATTCCGGTTTCCGTCGGGCGCTGGCCGGTGGAGTGACGACCGCAAACGTGATGCCCGGTTCGGGGCACTTGATGAGTGGGCAGACCGTCTACGTCAAACATCGAGCGGGCAACACGATCGACGAATGGGTCTGGCGTGACGACGGCGGGCGACCCCTCGGTGGCATGAAGATGGCCAACGGCACCAACTCCCGCCGAGACCCACCGTTCCCCGGTACACGCGGCAAATCGGCGGCGCTGGTTCGCGAGCAATTCGTCGCGGCCCTGGACTATCGCCGAAAACTCGAGGCGGCGGGCGACGATGCCGAGAAGGTGCCCGACCGCGATCTGGCCATGGAAGCTCTGCTGGAGGTCCTCGATGGCACGCGGATGGTGCATCACCACACCCATCGACACGACGACATCATGACGATCCTGCGTCTGCGTGAAGAGTTCGGTTTTCGGGTCGTCCTACACCACGTCAGCGACGCCTGGAAGGTCGCCGACGAGATCGCGGCGGCGGGGGTCCCGAGTTCATTGATCCTGGTCGATAGCCCCGGCGGGAAGCTGGAGGCCATGCACATCGGCTATGAGAGCGGTGGCGTTCTAGAGAAGGCCGGAGCGGCCGTGGCGTTTCATACGGACGACTGGATTACGGACTCGCGACTCTTCCTGCGGATGGCAGCGCTTGCGGTCCGCGGTGGTATGTCCCGCGAAGGGGCGTTGGAGGCGTTGACCCTGGCACCGGCGCAAATGATGGATCTGGGAGATCGGATCGGAAGCCTGACGGTCGGGAAGGACGCGGACTTCGTCATCCTCGACGGCGATCCGTTTAGCGTCTACACCAAGGTGCTCGAGACGTGGGTCGACGGCGATCTACGGTTCGATCGCAGTGACGAGAAAGACCGGCTCTGGGCGGTCGGCGGCTACGGGGCCGGTCAACCGCGTGCTGTCGGCGGCTGTTGTCAGCGGATGGAGGAGGAGTGA